TAAAAAATCCTAATCCTTCTAAGTTCAAGCAGTTCCAGAAAGGAGTTTCAGAACTGCGGGAAGAAGGCGCTGTACAAATTATGTACTCCGAAGATGAAATTAAGCGAGATCCGATCCTAGCAGCGGTGGGACAACTGCAATTTGAAGTGGTTCAATTCCGACTCCAAAGTGAATATGGCGTTGAAACTCGCTTAGAACTATTGCCCTATTCCGTTGCTCGGTGGGTGAAAGGGGGATGGCCTGCCTTAGAGTCGGTGGGGCGAATCTTTAATGCCATCACCGTTAAAGATAGCTGGGGGCGCCCTGTTTTATTGTTTAAGAATGAATGGAATTTGCATCAAATGCATGGCGATCATCCTGATTTGGAACTGAGTGCGATTGCACCTTTGGCCATTGATCAAACGATGGTTAGCTAAGGAGTGCATTTCTACCAAAATCTATCCGGCATTTGTTCTATTCCTCTAAAACTTTTAATAAAGTTGTTGTTAAATATGACAATGTGTTCCAAACATGCAGATTGTGAGGTTAATCCCTACAATGTGACAATGAGCATTTATGCAGGGGTACACGACAGAGAATGAGTAGTGGCGAGCTGCAAGGAAATCATCAGTTGTCTGAACGAGAGTTGCAAGTCATTGAACTGGTGGCTTCTGGCCTCAAAAATGAAGAAATTTCTCAGCGATTAGATATCAGCAAGCGAACAGTAGACAATCACATCAGCAATATCCTCACTAAAACCGATACTGACAATCGGGTTGCTTTAGTTCGCTGGGCTTTGCAGTGGGGTAAAGTATGTCTCGATGATGTGAATTGTTGCACCCTACCTCAGGCTGAGCCCTAAAAGATTTCGGCCCTACCCTGTTTGTTTCTAAAGACAGCATTATAGTGACCCACAAAGAATACGATATTCAATGTCCTGGTTTACCCTTAGCGATTTATCGTGAGATTGCCGCCCATTTGCTGCAAGTGGATGGTGTTGAAACTGAGCTGTTGTCCCAAGAAGCCAAACATTTTGATTATTCCCTCAGCCAAATTGGTTGGTTAAGACTTCGCCATCCCCAGGACTTGCCTGGCACTGACCAAGCGCGAATTGATCAAATTCTTGGCTTTTATGCCCAGCGTTATGGTGACTGGATTGCTCGGTCGGATGCAGAATCGACTTCCAGCTCAACCTAATCCATTGGTCTTGAGCGAGAAGTAGCAGCTCCATTTATAACAACTCATTTATCATCGGGAGAAGGGATGAACCTGACGTTTGCAGAACTGGCCTCACAGTACAAACAAGCGCTGTTGGAAGATGTCCTCCCTTTTTGGCAGAACCACTCTTTAGATCATCAGGAAGGGGGCTACTTCACCTGCTTGGATGCCCAAGGCACGGTCTACGATACGGATAAATTTATTTGGTTGCAAAACCGCCAGGTCTGGACCTTCTCTATGCTTTACAATCAGCTTTCGCCAGAATCTGAGTGGCTGGAGGTAGCTAGGCTTGGTGCTGATTTTCTGGCTAACAAAGGGCGTGATCAGGAAGGCAACTGGTATTTTGCCTTGAATCGGGCAGGGGAACCCTTGGTACAGCCCTACAATATTTTCTCTGACTGCTTTGCGGCGATGGCCTTTAGCCAATTTGCTCTTGCCTCTCAGGAAGATGCAGCTAAAGCTGTGGCTCTCCAAGCCTATAACAATGTTCTGCGACGACAACAAGATCCCAAAGGACGGTACAACAAGCTCTATCCCGGGACCCGCTCCTTAAAATCTCTAGCGGTTCCCATGATTTTGGCCAACTTAACCTTGGAAATGGCACCTCTACTCGATGCCACCCAGCTTGAGCAGGTGTTAGATCAGACGGTGCAAGAGGTGATGACAGATTTTCTCGATGCTGAGCGGGGATTATTGTTCGAATCTGTGGCCCCAGATGGCACCCATGTTGATTGCTTTGAGGGCCGCCTGATTAATCCTGGCCATGGTATTGAGGCCATGTGGTTTCTGATGGAGATTGGTCAACGCCGAGGAGATACTGCATTAATTGAACGAGCGGTTGATGTGGTGCTCAATATCTTGGACTTTAGCTGGGACAAGGACTATGGTGGCTTGTATTACTTCTTAGATGCAGAAGGATATCCTCCCCAGCAACTGGAATGGGACCAAAAACTGTGGTGGGTTCATCTGGAAACTTTAGTGGCCTTGGTGATGGGGTACCGCTTGACCGGGCGAGATGAGTGCTGGCAATGGTATCAAAAGGTGCATGACTATAGCTGGTCACATTTTGCCGATTCTGGTCGAGAATGGTTTGGGTATTTAAATCGAGCAGGGCAAGTGCATTTACAGCTCAAAGGCGGCAAGTGGAAGGGTTGCTTCCATGTGCCGAGGGCACTCTATCTTTGTTGGCAACAGTTTGAACAACTGAGTGCCAACCCGTAATGTTCGAGTTAAGGAGAATACCCTTTATACTTTGATGAGTATTTCCACTCAAGATTTGGCGATACGGAGATGGACCATCAGGATAATATAACGGGTCGAGAAACTTAGTGATTTTGTTAAGATTAGTCAGCTCAATAACCGCTCCAGCAATGGCCCAACGGGCCTCAAGACGATAGGACATGGAAGGAAATTTAGAAATTACCCTGTTAATGGTGATCACTGTTGTGGCAGGGATTTCAGCCCAGGTGATTGCTGATTTTCTCAAAGTTCCCAGTATTGTATTTCTGCTACTGTTTGGCATTGCCATGGGACCCAGCGGCTTTGGGGTGCTTCATCCCAGTCTGCTAGGAAATGGCTTAGAGGTGATGGTCTCTCTCTGCGTGGCTCTCATTCTGTTTGAAGGGGGGCTGAATTTACAGCTGAGGGAGGTGGAAGAAGTTTCCACTAGCTTACGTAACTTGGTGACGGTGGGAGCGCTGGTTACGTTGTTTGGCGGTGGACTGGCAGCCCATTGGCTGAGTGAATTTCCCTGGCAAATTGCTTTTCTCTATGCCTCCTTAGTGGTGGTGACTGGACCAACGGTCGTGGCTCCCTTACTCAAACAGGTGAATGCCGACCGTCAGGTATCTACCCTTTTGGAAGGGGAAGGGGTCTTAATCGATCCCGTCGGAGCAATTTTAGCGGTTGTCGTGCTTAATATTGTCCTGCAAGGGAATGCTGATCCGTTCACTATCGTGAGTGGGTTGTTATTGCGCCTGGGGATTGGCGGCATTATCGGTATTGGTGGCGGTTGGCTGTTGGGCCTGTTCTTGAAGCGGGCTCGCTTTCTATCGGAAGACTTGAAAAATCTGTCGGTTCTAGCGGGTCTGTGGGGATTATTTGGGCTATCCCAAGCCTTGATTAGTGAGTCGGGATTAATGACGGCAGTGGCAGCAGGCATCATGCTCAAGATTGCTGATTTGCCTGAAGAGCGCTTGCTGCTTCGATTTAAGAATCAGCTGAGTATTCTGGCGATTTCAGTTTTATTTATTCTGTTATCTGCCGATTTGTCCATTGCCAGTATTTTCGCTTTGGGCTGGGGGGGAACATTTACAGTTGCCGCTTTAATGCTGATTGTTCGCCCTTTGAATATCCTGGTTTCGACTTGGTCAAGCGATCTGAATTGGCGGCAAAAAGCGTTTTTATCTTGGGTTGCTCCCCGAGGAATTGTGGCGGCATCGGTAGCCTCATTGTTTGCTATTTCCCTGACTAAGCAAGGTATCAATGGTGGCGACGCCATTAAAGCCCTCGTCTTCTTAACGATTATTTTGACGGTCTGTGTGCAGGGACTGTCTGCTAGATGGGTTGCTGGCTGGTTAAAGGTCCGGTCGGATGAAGCGAGAGGTGCCATGATTGTCGGCTGCAGTCCCTTTGGCAGGACGGTTGCGCATCTGATTAAGAGTCGGGGCGAAGATGTGGTGATGATTGATGCTAACCCTGAATATTGTAAGCAGGCTAAGGCCGAGAATCTTACGGTTTATCGAACCAGTGCCCTCAATATGGATGCTCTGGATAATCTGGGTCTGGCCTCCATCGGCACATTTTTAACGGCCACCAGTAATTCTGAGGTCAACTCGGTATTGGCCCAGCGGGTGATGGAAGAATTTCGGCCGCCTCGGGTATTGGCGGTCTATCCCGATCAGTCTCCAGAAACGGAAGTGGCTGAACCTGCAGAAAAATTGGCGAGTCCAGAGGTGAAGCGTGCCTTTTCTTCTCAGCTCTCCATTAAAGAATGGAATCAGTACCTGAGCACCAATGAGGTCAAAATCACCGATACGGTCTTAGATATGGATGAGCAAAAGTTCAAGCGGCAGCGAGATCATTTGCAGGCTTTAATTAATGCTGGAACGGTTATTCCGCTGCTAGTTCAGCGCCAAGACCAACTGCGTATTGCGAAGGCGGATGAAGAGTGGCAACCTTGCGATCGCATCACCTACGGTCTCCACATTCCCAAACCCAAATTCGGACTCTCTATTCCGAATGAAACCATACAGGTATCTTCATAAGATAAAGCCTTATCGTTCGGGTCTCAAAAAGCGGGAACCTTGTCCCGTAAGCTTCAAAGCAAAAAATTGAACTAAGCCAAAGCGCTACAGCCAGAGATTGCATGGTCTAGAATATCTACCAATCGCTGGATATCCTCAGTTGTGTACCTAAAATCACAGGGGATTGACAGCATTGTGGAGGAGAATTCGAGTCCTTGATCATCATTAAGATCGGTCGGGAGGTCCCAAAAAATAGCTGGGTAAACGTGGTCTTGGATCAAACCACTGCGAACATCATCTCGTTGCGTCCTATTGTTAAATCGCAAAACAATTGAAAAGGGATAGCAGCCCTGTTTTAACTGCCCTTGCTCGATATAGGCCTTAACCGAATTGGTAGCTAGTTCATTGAAGGTCTGAAAATTATCCAAACGACGTTGACTGAGTTGAGTAACAGAGAGAACGGATAAAAAATATCGAGAGAGTTCTGAAATCCCTGAAATGCCGCATGCACCACCAATCTCTTCCTCTCCAGCAATGGCTTTCTCTCTAAATTCGGCCTTGTTGATAGGGCCACCGTTTAAATAAATCTGTTTTAAGAACATGCCACTCAACTTATTTTGAACCGCTGAGAGATGACTGACGGTCAGTTCAG
The Acaryochloris marina S15 genome window above contains:
- a CDS encoding helix-turn-helix transcriptional regulator yields the protein MSSGELQGNHQLSERELQVIELVASGLKNEEISQRLDISKRTVDNHISNILTKTDTDNRVALVRWALQWGKVCLDDVNCCTLPQAEP
- a CDS encoding AGE family epimerase/isomerase — translated: MNLTFAELASQYKQALLEDVLPFWQNHSLDHQEGGYFTCLDAQGTVYDTDKFIWLQNRQVWTFSMLYNQLSPESEWLEVARLGADFLANKGRDQEGNWYFALNRAGEPLVQPYNIFSDCFAAMAFSQFALASQEDAAKAVALQAYNNVLRRQQDPKGRYNKLYPGTRSLKSLAVPMILANLTLEMAPLLDATQLEQVLDQTVQEVMTDFLDAERGLLFESVAPDGTHVDCFEGRLINPGHGIEAMWFLMEIGQRRGDTALIERAVDVVLNILDFSWDKDYGGLYYFLDAEGYPPQQLEWDQKLWWVHLETLVALVMGYRLTGRDECWQWYQKVHDYSWSHFADSGREWFGYLNRAGQVHLQLKGGKWKGCFHVPRALYLCWQQFEQLSANP
- a CDS encoding sodium:proton antiporter, whose product is MEGNLEITLLMVITVVAGISAQVIADFLKVPSIVFLLLFGIAMGPSGFGVLHPSLLGNGLEVMVSLCVALILFEGGLNLQLREVEEVSTSLRNLVTVGALVTLFGGGLAAHWLSEFPWQIAFLYASLVVVTGPTVVAPLLKQVNADRQVSTLLEGEGVLIDPVGAILAVVVLNIVLQGNADPFTIVSGLLLRLGIGGIIGIGGGWLLGLFLKRARFLSEDLKNLSVLAGLWGLFGLSQALISESGLMTAVAAGIMLKIADLPEERLLLRFKNQLSILAISVLFILLSADLSIASIFALGWGGTFTVAALMLIVRPLNILVSTWSSDLNWRQKAFLSWVAPRGIVAASVASLFAISLTKQGINGGDAIKALVFLTIILTVCVQGLSARWVAGWLKVRSDEARGAMIVGCSPFGRTVAHLIKSRGEDVVMIDANPEYCKQAKAENLTVYRTSALNMDALDNLGLASIGTFLTATSNSEVNSVLAQRVMEEFRPPRVLAVYPDQSPETEVAEPAEKLASPEVKRAFSSQLSIKEWNQYLSTNEVKITDTVLDMDEQKFKRQRDHLQALINAGTVIPLLVQRQDQLRIAKADEEWQPCDRITYGLHIPKPKFGLSIPNETIQVSS